In Deltaproteobacteria bacterium, the genomic stretch CTTGCCTTGCACCTTAAACCCGCCCATGCGGTGCACGGACTGCGGCGTCAGGCCGATATGCCCCATCACCGGAATGTCCATGTTGACGATCGTTTTAATGACGCGCGCGATGTTGACCCCGCCTTCAAGCTTCACGGCTTCGGCGTTCCCCTCTTTGAGCAAGCGCCCGGCATTGGCAATCGCCTCGCATACACCGGCTTGATAGGACAGGAACGGCATATCGCCCACCACCAAGGCGCGCGGCCGTGCCCGGGTGACCAGCTTGAGGTGATAGACCATCTCGTCCATCGTCACCGGCAGCGTGGTGTCGAAACCTTGGACAACGGTGGCGAGCGAGTCACCGACCAGCAACACGTCGATCCCGCAAGCATCGAGGATGCGGGTAAAGGGATAATCGTAAGCGGTCAGCGCGGTAATCTTCTGTCCGGCAGCTTTCATGCGCTGCACTTCCGGGACAGTGACTTTGGGCGGATTGGCTTGCATGGCATAGCCCTCCTTACTTGAAGAAGCGGACCAGCAGGGCGGAAGGGGGTGCGCATGAACTCAGAGCCTCAAGGGCGCAGGTCGACGCGCATTGCTTCGCTTCGTCGCCATCCCCTCTTGTATCCGTTTTCCCTCTTCCCCCAGCAGCCGCTTCGTTTTTGAGTAGTGCTTCCTACACACCAGAGAAAGAAAAAAGCCCACAGCAACAGGTTCGGGCGAGCAGATAGCATACTTTTCTTCAACTTGTCCAGTAGGCTGCCGGTATGATTCCTCCTTCCTTCGGTTTCGATCCCTGCTACCATGGCCACCATGCCAACTCATCATCGCC encodes the following:
- the panB gene encoding 3-methyl-2-oxobutanoate hydroxymethyltransferase, translated to MQANPPKVTVPEVQRMKAAGQKITALTAYDYPFTRILDACGIDVLLVGDSLATVVQGFDTTLPVTMDEMVYHLKLVTRARPRALVVGDMPFLSYQAGVCEAIANAGRLLKEGNAEAVKLEGGVNIARVIKTIVNMDIPVMGHIGLTPQSVHRMGGFKVQGKKTGRQPGARERLLDDACAVADAGAFAVVLEGVPMDLAQEISEKLPIPTIGIGAGPYCDGQILVIHDILGLTERFSPKFVKRYVDLRGVISQAVNAYIDEVRSGAFPLDAHSFH